A single region of the Mustela lutreola isolate mMusLut2 chromosome 2, mMusLut2.pri, whole genome shotgun sequence genome encodes:
- the LOC131825738 gene encoding olfactory receptor-like protein OLF4, protein MEPGNDTQISEFHLLGLSEDPELQPLIFGLFLSMYLITVFGNLLIILAISSDSHLHTPMYFFLNNLSFVDICFTSTIIPKMLWNIQTQSKVITYADCLTQIYFLILFAVSDIFLLSVMAYDRLVAICYPLHYMVIMNPWLCGLLVLVSWIISILNSLLHSLMMLRLSFCAHFQIPHFFCELNQMIQLACSDTFLNNLVMYFAAVLLCGGPFSGILYSYSKIVTAICRISSAQGKYKAFSTCASHLSVVSLFYCTMLGVYLSSAAPQSSHSSSVVSVMYTVVTPMLNPFIYSLRNKDIKRALKAIIGIPVM, encoded by the coding sequence ATGGAACCAGGAAATGATACACAAATTTCAGAGTTTCATCTTCTGGGTTTATCTGAGGACCCAGAACTGCAGCCCCTCATATTTGGGCTTTTCCTCTCCATGTACCTTATCACTGTGTTTGGAAACCTGCTCATCATCTTGGCCATCAGTTCAgactcccacctccacacccccatgtactttttccttaACAACCTGTCCTTTGTTGACATCTGTTTCACCTCCACCATCATCCCCAAGATGCTATGGAACATCCAGACTCAAAGCAAGGTCATAACATATGCAGACTGCCTcacacagatttattttctcatactcTTTGCTGTGTCAGACATCTTCCTCCTGAgtgtgatggcctatgaccggCTAGTGGCCATCTGTTACCCTCTGCACTACATGGTCATCATGAATCCCTGGCTCTGTGGTCTGCTGGTTCTGGTGTCCTGGATCATTTCTATCCTGAATTCCTTGCTACATAGTTTAATGATGTTGCGGCTTTCTTTCTGTGCACATTTCCAAATCCCCCACTTCTTTTGTGAACTCAATCAGATGATCCAACTTGCCTGTTCTGACACCTTTCTTAATAACTTGGTGATGTATTTTGCAGCTGTTCTGCTGTGTGGTGGTCCTTTCTCTGGGATCCTTTACTCTTATTCTAAGATTGTTACTGCCATATGTAGAATATCATCAGCTCAAGGCAAGTATAAAGCATTTTCCACCTGTGCATCTCACCTCTCTGTTGTCTCCTTGTTTTATTGTACAATGCTTGGTGTGTACCTTAGCTCTGCTGCTCCCCAGAGCTCCCACTCAAGTTCAGTGGTCTCCGTGATGTACACCGTGGTCACACCTATGTTGAACCCCTTCATCTATAGCCTGAGGAACAAAGATATAAAGAGGGCTCTGAAAGCAATCATTGGGATTCCAGTGATGTAA
- the LOC131825737 gene encoding protein PIGBOS1-like, giving the protein MFGRLTLPKLLFTSILGIAGRMYIYQLILEQYYQDQMELKEKLKLA; this is encoded by the coding sequence ATGTTTGGGAGATTGACTCTTCCAAAACTGCTTTTTACTAGCATCCTTGGAATTGCTGGAAGGATGTATATTTATCAACTAATATTGGAACAATATTATCAAGATCagatggaattaaaagaaaagttgaaattggcataa
- the LOC131825736 gene encoding olfactory receptor 7A17-like — protein MEPSNDTGISDFLFLGLSEEPDLQPLIFGLFLSMYLITVCGNLLIILAVTTDSHLHTPMYFFLVNLSFVDICFISTTVPKMLQNIQNNSKVITYAGCITQIYFVLLFAGWDDFLLTVMAYDRFVAICHPLHYTVIMNPRLCGLLVLVSWIISAQNSLLQSLMALRLFFCTGMEIPHFFCELSKVVGQACPDKFLNDMVMYFATVLLGVAPLPGILYSYSKIVSSICHISSIQGKYKAFSTCASHLSVVSLFYCTGLGVYLSSASPQSSHSSAVASVMYMVVTPMLNPFIYSLRNRDIKSALKRIVGVPVI, from the coding sequence ATGGAACCAAGCAATGATACCGGAATTTCAGACTTTCTTTTCCTAGGATTATCAGAGGAACCAGACCTGCAGCCCCTCATCTTTGGGCTTTTCCTCTCTATGTACCTGATCACTGTATGTGGAAACCTGCTCATCATCCTGGCTGTCACCACAGATTCTCAtctccacacccccatgtacttcttccttgtGAATCTGTCTTTTGTAGACATCTGCTTCATCTCCACCACTGTCCCCAAGATGCTGCAGAACATTCAGAATAACAGCAAAGTCATAACATATGCAGGCTGCATCACACAGATATACTTTGTCCTACTCTTCGCAGGGTGGGATGATTTTCTCCTTActgtgatggcctatgaccgttTCGTAGCCATCTGTCACCCTTTGCACTACACCGTCATCATGAACCCCCGGCTCTGTGGACTGCTGGTTCTGGTGTCCTGGATCATCAGTGCTCAGAATTCCTTGTTACAGAGTTTAATGGCATTGCGGTTGTTCTTCTGTACAGGCATGGAAATCCCCCATTTTTTCTGTGAACTCAGTAAGGTTGTTGGGCAAGCCTGTCCTGACAAGTTTCTTAATGACATGGTGATGTATTTTGCAACTGTGCTGCTGGGTGTTGCTCCTCTGCCTGGGATCCTTTACTCTTATTCTAAGATCGTTTCCTCCATATGTCATATATCATCAATTCAAGGCAAGTATAAAGCATTTTCCACCTGTGCATCTCACCTTTCAGTTGTCTCCTTATTTTATTGTACAGGCTTAGGAGTGTACCTTAGCTCTGCTTCTCCCCAGAGCTCCCACTCAAGTGCAGTAGCCTCGGTGATGTACATGGTGGTCACACCCATGCTCAACCCCTTCATCTACAGCCTGAGGAACAGAGACATAAAGAGTGCTCTGAAAAGAATTGTTGGGGTTCCAGTGATTTAA